From Paenibacillus sp. GP183, one genomic window encodes:
- a CDS encoding lyase family protein — MKIANDVRWLASGPCSGIGEIAIPANEPGSSIMPGKVNPTQSEALTMIVCQVMGNEAVIGFAASQGNFELNVFKPVLILNFLQSIRLLADGLHSFNEKCAVGIEPNEAVIKNYLEQGCGASSNP; from the coding sequence ATGAAAATCGCCAACGATGTACGGTGGCTGGCTAGTGGTCCATGTTCCGGCATAGGAGAAATTGCGATTCCCGCGAACGAACCGGGAAGCTCGATCATGCCCGGAAAAGTGAATCCGACCCAAAGCGAGGCATTGACCATGATTGTCTGCCAGGTGATGGGAAACGAAGCAGTGATCGGATTTGCCGCAAGTCAAGGGAATTTTGAACTGAACGTGTTCAAGCCCGTACTTATTCTTAATTTCCTGCAGTCAATAAGACTGCTGGCCGACGGACTGCATTCTTTCAATGAGAAATGTGCCGTCGGGATCGAGCCCAACGAGGCGGTCATTAAGAATTACCTTGAGCAGGGTTGTGGTGCAAGCTCTAATCCTTGA
- a CDS encoding alpha/beta hydrolase, with the protein MRYVEFAWRSKDGTRMFGCEWKPSDKKQIKAVIGIVHGMGEHTGFYTHVAESFTAEGYAVLSFDQRGHGLSEGKRGDSPHYGALLESVGLLLAEMNRRHPELPKFLYGHSMGGNVTLNHILRQKPELTGAVVVGPWLKLVFKPPPLSDLIGWIVERTSPRDTNVYPLAAKRGTSDPEMIRRFVEDPLRHGRITSRFLLGVQLAGLWALAHAGELTVPLLLLHGGDDRITSIKASRQFAIRAGTLCTFREWPGFRHDLHNELGRKEVLEFVLRWLNDLST; encoded by the coding sequence ATGAGATATGTGGAGTTCGCGTGGCGAAGCAAAGACGGAACCCGAATGTTCGGGTGCGAATGGAAACCGTCCGACAAAAAGCAGATTAAAGCGGTTATAGGCATTGTGCATGGTATGGGAGAGCATACTGGATTTTACACGCATGTCGCGGAATCTTTCACAGCCGAAGGATATGCCGTGCTCTCTTTCGATCAGCGCGGTCATGGGCTTTCGGAAGGTAAACGCGGAGATAGTCCGCATTACGGAGCGCTCCTCGAAAGTGTGGGTTTACTTCTCGCAGAAATGAATCGACGGCACCCGGAATTGCCAAAGTTTCTCTACGGACACAGTATGGGAGGGAACGTCACGCTCAATCATATATTGAGGCAAAAACCGGAGTTAACTGGTGCAGTTGTTGTGGGACCATGGCTCAAGCTTGTATTTAAGCCACCACCACTGTCGGATTTGATTGGCTGGATCGTAGAGCGAACTTCTCCCAGAGACACCAATGTCTATCCACTGGCAGCCAAACGAGGGACGTCTGATCCGGAAATGATCCGCCGATTTGTGGAAGATCCTCTCAGGCACGGACGGATTACGTCTAGATTCTTACTCGGTGTACAGCTAGCAGGTTTGTGGGCGCTTGCCCACGCGGGGGAGTTGACGGTTCCGCTTCTCCTTCTTCATGGGGGTGACGATCGAATTACCTCTATTAAAGCGAGTAGGCAATTTGCCATACGTGCAGGTACGCTATGCACTTTCAGGGAGTGGCCGGGTTTTCGGCACGATCTGCATAACGAGCTTGGTCGGAAGGAAGTGTTGGAATTCGTTCTCCGGTGGCTGAATGACCTAAGTACCTGA
- a CDS encoding IS6 family transposase, with the protein METKLDLFKFKQYESEIILLTVRWYLKYSLSYRNLAEMMGERGLHMAHTTIMRWIHQFGPELDKRIRPYLKPTNDSFRTDETYIKVKGEWKYLYRAVDSRGNTIDFMLSENRDAPAAKRFFEKALTSPHNQLPRVITIHKNPAYPTAVQQLKDENAINQETLLRQQKYLNNIIEQDHRFIKKIIKPMLGFKSFKTAEKTIAGIEVMHMIRKGQVECIHSSALSTIKLINKLFGLTA; encoded by the coding sequence TTGGAAACGAAATTAGATTTGTTTAAGTTCAAGCAATATGAATCAGAAATTATCTTGCTAACGGTAAGATGGTATTTAAAATACAGTCTTAGTTATCGTAATCTAGCAGAGATGATGGGAGAACGAGGACTACATATGGCTCATACAACCATCATGCGTTGGATTCACCAGTTTGGACCGGAATTAGATAAACGAATTCGTCCTTATTTAAAGCCGACTAACGATTCGTTCAGAACAGATGAGACCTATATTAAAGTCAAAGGAGAATGGAAATATCTTTACAGAGCAGTGGATTCAAGAGGCAACACCATTGATTTTATGTTATCTGAAAATCGCGACGCTCCTGCTGCCAAACGATTTTTCGAGAAAGCATTGACTTCACCACACAATCAATTGCCGCGCGTTATTACTATCCATAAAAATCCAGCTTACCCTACCGCAGTTCAGCAATTGAAAGACGAGAATGCTATCAATCAAGAAACATTGCTACGACAACAAAAATATCTTAACAATATTATTGAACAAGATCATCGATTCATAAAGAAAATCATTAAACCTATGCTGGGATTCAAGTCCTTCAAAACTGCCGAGAAAACAATCGCAGGAATCGAAGTCATGCACATGATAAGGAAAGGGCAGGTCGAATGCATTCATTCGTCTGCCCTCTCTACAATTAAATTAATCAATAAATTGTTTGGTTTGACAGCATAA
- a CDS encoding phosphosulfolactate synthase, giving the protein MKVTSHLDWNPMLVDPTGRRQNKPRTLGKTMVIDKGLGLNGFEDLLDTSGAHLDMIKIGFGTSPLYPQQLLRKKIEMAHAYGILIYPGGTFLEVAITQNAVSSFYAMIVNLGFTGVEVSDGSIEMDRKLRNKLIETGLEEGLSVITEYGKKCWGSSIEVEELIETVTLDTEYGAELVTIEARESGLGVGIFDEQGNCKDEELSRVLSAIPGQEILLWEAPLKNQQVHLLQLLGPDIHLGNISPHEIISLEALRRGLRSDTLSFGNARS; this is encoded by the coding sequence ATGAAAGTGACCTCTCATCTGGATTGGAATCCTATGCTGGTTGACCCTACCGGGCGCAGACAAAATAAGCCAAGAACGCTGGGCAAGACCATGGTCATCGACAAAGGGCTCGGCCTAAATGGCTTTGAAGATTTGCTGGATACCTCAGGCGCGCATCTGGACATGATCAAAATCGGATTTGGCACATCACCGCTCTACCCGCAGCAGCTTTTAAGAAAAAAAATTGAAATGGCCCACGCTTATGGCATTTTGATTTATCCCGGCGGCACTTTTTTGGAGGTAGCCATCACACAAAACGCAGTTTCTTCTTTTTATGCGATGATTGTAAACCTGGGTTTCACGGGGGTGGAGGTTTCCGACGGTTCTATCGAGATGGATCGAAAACTTCGTAACAAGCTAATTGAAACAGGGCTGGAAGAAGGGCTCTCGGTGATTACCGAGTACGGTAAAAAATGCTGGGGCTCCTCCATCGAGGTGGAGGAATTAATCGAAACGGTGACGCTGGATACCGAATACGGAGCGGAGCTCGTTACGATTGAAGCGCGTGAATCCGGTTTGGGAGTGGGGATTTTTGATGAACAGGGGAACTGTAAGGATGAGGAGCTAAGCAGAGTGCTCTCAGCCATTCCGGGTCAGGAGATCCTCTTGTGGGAAGCGCCTCTTAAGAACCAGCAGGTTCATCTGCTGCAGCTCTTGGGCCCCGATATTCATCTGGGCAATATTTCACCGCATGAAATCATTTCTCTGGAAGCTTTGCGCAGAGGGCTGCGCTCCGATACGCTTTCATTCGGAAATGCAAGAAGCTAG
- a CDS encoding FAD-dependent monooxygenase has translation MDARHWEAAAYVADHYTVRRAFLVGDEAHVMPPTGGFGGNTGIHDAHNIAWKLDAVLRGVTGPRLLDTYN, from the coding sequence GTGGACGCACGGCATTGGGAAGCGGCGGCCTATGTAGCTGACCACTACACCGTAAGGCGAGCGTTTCTAGTCGGCGACGAGGCTCACGTGATGCCGCCTACGGGCGGATTCGGCGGCAACACCGGCATTCATGACGCCCACAATATCGCTTGGAAATTGGATGCAGTTTTGAGGGGCGTAACGGGCCCACGCCTGCTGGACACATACAACTAG
- a CDS encoding alpha/beta hydrolase — protein sequence MPFAQINGTTMHYHIKGSGLPIIFVHPPLLEGNSFIYQLEQLSDSYQIITFDIRGHGQSRYSELPITFQLLAQDICTLLEFLKIKKACICGYSTGGSVALETILSYPDRFYGGILLSAMSEVSDPVLKSKFWALIYASEFQAKRFLTAAITWGNANSFQTFKKLYSASIKGDIRNHKQYYRRGMTYNCTQSLKYIRVPMLLLYGEKDSGFHKYAKILKNHLPFSTLYFIKNAKHQLPTKWSGPMNELIRQWFEEQQFVKKLPSTYMYQDIPVLASEPASTHDEQFQQ from the coding sequence ATGCCATTTGCACAAATCAACGGGACTACGATGCATTATCACATTAAGGGTTCGGGTTTGCCGATCATTTTCGTCCATCCACCCTTACTGGAGGGCAACAGCTTCATCTACCAGCTGGAGCAGTTGTCCGATAGCTATCAAATTATCACCTTCGACATCCGGGGTCACGGACAGAGCCGCTATTCCGAGCTTCCCATCACGTTCCAACTTCTGGCCCAGGATATCTGTACGCTGCTTGAGTTTCTCAAGATTAAAAAAGCCTGCATTTGCGGCTATTCGACCGGAGGTTCGGTAGCGTTGGAGACAATACTTTCCTATCCGGACCGGTTTTATGGGGGAATTCTCTTAAGCGCTATGTCAGAGGTCAGCGATCCTGTATTAAAAAGCAAGTTTTGGGCATTAATTTATGCGTCTGAATTTCAGGCCAAGAGATTTCTGACGGCAGCCATCACCTGGGGGAATGCAAACTCGTTTCAAACATTTAAAAAGCTCTACAGCGCATCCATAAAAGGTGACATTCGTAACCATAAGCAATATTACAGACGCGGCATGACTTATAACTGCACGCAAAGCTTGAAGTATATACGCGTACCCATGCTGCTACTTTACGGTGAAAAAGATTCCGGGTTTCACAAGTACGCCAAAATCCTGAAAAACCATCTGCCGTTCTCTACTCTATACTTCATTAAAAACGCTAAGCACCAGTTGCCTACCAAATGGTCAGGCCCGATGAATGAGCTGATTCGCCAATGGTTCGAGGAACAGCAGTTTGTGAAGAAACTTCCCTCCACTTACATGTATCAAGACATACCCGTCCTCGCATCTGAACCGGCGTCCACCCATGATGAACAGTTTCAGCAGTAA
- the sigK gene encoding RNA polymerase sporulation sigma factor SigK: protein MDFFNFCNRTQNIFTSFRVHIVKKFDNTGEDLEDLISIGTIGLIKAIESFSPNKGTKLATFAARCIENEILMHLRSLKKTRKDVSLHDPIGTDKEGNEITLIDILGTEADDVIDKVQLKIEKSKIYKNLDILDDREKEVVMGRFGLELGGEERTQREIAKELGISRSYVSRIEKRALMKLYHEFYKAKR, encoded by the coding sequence CTGGACTTTTTTAATTTTTGCAACAGAACCCAAAACATTTTTACATCGTTTCGTGTTCATATTGTCAAAAAATTCGACAATACCGGAGAAGATCTGGAGGATTTGATCTCGATCGGGACCATCGGGCTGATCAAAGCGATCGAATCTTTTTCTCCTAACAAGGGTACGAAATTGGCAACGTTTGCAGCTCGTTGTATCGAGAACGAGATCCTGATGCATCTGCGCTCGCTGAAGAAAACGCGCAAAGACGTATCGCTGCATGATCCCATAGGTACGGATAAAGAGGGCAACGAGATTACACTGATCGACATCCTTGGAACAGAAGCTGACGATGTTATAGATAAGGTACAGTTAAAGATTGAGAAATCGAAGATATACAAGAATTTAGATATATTGGATGACCGAGAAAAGGAAGTAGTGATGGGTAGGTTTGGCTTGGAGCTTGGCGGCGAGGAGCGCACACAGCGGGAGATAGCGAAGGAGCTTGGGATTAGCCGCTCGTATGTATCGCGTATTGAGAAGCGGGCGCTGATGAAACTTTATCATGAGTTTTATAAGGCGAAACGGTAA
- a CDS encoding response regulator produces MKIVVVEDEMRTRKGIVQLINQISSNYQIVGEASNGIEGEKIVAEKKPDLIITDIKMPDMSGLEMLDNLKRYNLKHKSIILSGYSEFEYAKKAIKVGVYEYLLKPFTVDDLHRVLIDIEKLIKLEKSLEESKTSESVSLDFILNSIFLGNDLDIKGLAGKMKSEYDLDITKNFYVGVVYLDSDSENASKKVIGLVEEYLSTYLANQHYLYKIRVENTYVIILPDNKKTYDFKRAIQNQLLKEIYQTQYGNAIFGFIECENINNFTNSLSTLKRELQWSIVLGEDVLIDHTKIQHIVTKIVKYPIEIERRMILAVHSMDLEKIEACCYEFLKCWRIDVHQPDDVINAFVQFSSAMINTAKKVCSEWENSLNLKETYQKMINSFTWRELSGSLMDLVAKLSLSIKNQNNDYSLVIKKALNNIDLHLHERITQVEVADKLNVTPEYLSFLFAKEVGRNFNTYIKEIKINKAKELLLKGDMNTFTISEKLGFTDSKYFYKVFKEVTGLSTSDFIKIYRN; encoded by the coding sequence ATGAAAATTGTTGTGGTTGAGGATGAAATGAGGACCCGTAAAGGAATTGTTCAATTAATAAACCAAATAAGCAGCAATTATCAGATTGTGGGAGAGGCAAGCAATGGGATTGAAGGAGAAAAAATTGTTGCAGAGAAAAAACCCGACCTCATCATTACGGACATCAAAATGCCTGACATGAGTGGATTGGAAATGTTGGATAACCTAAAAAGGTATAATTTGAAGCATAAGTCTATTATATTAAGTGGGTATTCGGAATTTGAGTATGCAAAAAAAGCTATAAAAGTTGGTGTTTATGAATATTTACTTAAGCCTTTTACTGTAGATGACCTTCACAGAGTATTAATTGACATAGAAAAGCTAATCAAACTGGAAAAGTCACTTGAAGAAAGTAAAACATCAGAATCTGTTTCTTTAGATTTTATTCTAAATAGCATTTTTCTAGGAAACGATCTTGACATTAAAGGATTAGCGGGAAAAATGAAATCGGAATATGATCTGGATATAACAAAAAACTTTTATGTTGGAGTCGTTTATTTGGATAGTGATAGCGAAAATGCTTCAAAGAAAGTAATAGGATTGGTTGAAGAATATTTGAGCACGTATTTGGCAAATCAACATTATTTATATAAAATCAGAGTTGAAAATACTTATGTAATTATTTTACCTGATAATAAAAAAACTTATGATTTTAAAAGGGCCATACAGAATCAACTGCTTAAAGAAATCTATCAAACGCAGTATGGAAACGCTATCTTTGGATTTATTGAATGTGAGAATATCAATAACTTTACAAACAGTCTTTCTACTTTAAAGAGGGAGTTACAATGGTCAATTGTACTTGGGGAAGATGTGCTGATCGACCATACTAAAATTCAACATATCGTTACAAAGATAGTCAAATATCCTATAGAGATAGAACGCAGGATGATATTGGCTGTTCACTCTATGGATTTAGAAAAGATAGAAGCCTGTTGTTATGAGTTCCTGAAATGCTGGAGAATAGACGTGCATCAACCGGATGATGTAATAAATGCATTTGTACAGTTTTCTTCTGCTATGATAAATACTGCAAAGAAAGTATGCAGTGAATGGGAAAACAGCTTGAATCTGAAAGAAACATATCAAAAAATGATAAATTCATTTACGTGGAGGGAATTAAGTGGTTCACTTATGGATTTGGTAGCAAAACTGTCTTTATCAATCAAAAATCAAAACAATGATTACAGTCTGGTTATAAAGAAAGCCCTAAACAATATTGATTTGCATCTGCATGAAAGAATAACACAAGTGGAAGTCGCAGATAAACTTAATGTGACCCCGGAATACTTGAGTTTTCTTTTTGCAAAAGAAGTGGGAAGAAATTTCAATACTTACATAAAGGAGATAAAGATCAATAAAGCAAAGGAGTTATTGCTGAAAGGAGATATGAATACATTCACAATTTCTGAAAAATTAGGATTTACTGACTCCAAATATTTCTATAAGGTGTTCAAAGAAGTCACAGGCTTATCTACAAGTGATTTTATTAAAATATATAGAAATTAA
- a CDS encoding RICIN domain-containing protein, whose protein sequence is MKYAKRIALLSFVSIFLFFCLVTSTYAFGPITVWSSTSSVSASYARALMLQYNGANNGKMYATHEVWTDKQTPHPAGPTFPIYESTNGGQSWSKIADVADVHSGEGLREQGFLFELPQQIGNMPAGTMLFAVNAFPGGELVHHIKLFKSNDLGRNWTYVSTIATGGPYVPGWSWPSNPDKGIWEPFLLVTNNKLICYYSDETDPNNNQMVVHRTSADGINWSNITVDVALGALRPGMPIVTKMGNGKYMLVYEMVGMQDDQIHYKISSDPENWGNVSDPGSKVNYYQGQTPGSQPYVTWVPGGSPNGTVIISGGRSDKLFLNYNFGQGHWTVQDCVIPTGYSRALVPTGNSTIFVIASVMNSSTGKKDVKGGTTDILSSNNMYSGNLFMLVNKNGKSMDLIGGNQNEGAVINQWSYDYNGPNQRWSFIPTGNGHYRIVNVVSGKYASIQGDSLANGAQLLSSSYQEENTSQQWDFVDVGNGWFKIVNVRSGKFLDVDQNSLMDNAKMQQWDWTGVNGQYWRLQPQGDYYIQAKHSGKYINGGGGGTVNDTSVIQWSFETNSWFKWRFDSVGDGWYKVTYLNAPSKVIDLADVAMDAGHRTHLWDYVSGDNQKVRLVPQQDGSFKMYFKHSGMAWDIEGVSINNSARLTQYTEASGDNQRFYLERIN, encoded by the coding sequence ATGAAGTATGCTAAAAGAATAGCGTTATTATCATTTGTTTCAATTTTTCTATTCTTCTGTCTTGTTACCAGTACGTATGCTTTTGGTCCGATTACGGTATGGTCGAGCACATCATCAGTAAGTGCAAGTTATGCTCGTGCTTTAATGCTTCAGTACAATGGTGCTAACAATGGAAAGATGTATGCAACACATGAAGTATGGACAGATAAACAAACTCCACATCCAGCCGGACCAACTTTTCCGATTTATGAAAGTACAAATGGAGGACAATCATGGAGCAAGATTGCAGATGTTGCCGATGTACACTCAGGTGAGGGTTTAAGGGAACAGGGTTTTTTGTTTGAACTTCCGCAGCAGATAGGAAATATGCCGGCGGGAACTATGCTTTTTGCTGTTAATGCGTTTCCGGGTGGTGAGCTGGTACACCATATTAAACTATTTAAAAGTAATGATTTGGGCAGGAATTGGACTTATGTATCTACTATCGCAACAGGGGGGCCATACGTACCAGGTTGGAGTTGGCCTAGTAACCCAGATAAGGGAATATGGGAACCGTTCCTGTTAGTTACTAATAATAAGTTGATTTGCTACTATTCGGATGAAACGGATCCTAACAATAACCAGATGGTAGTACATAGGACCTCTGCAGATGGGATTAATTGGAGCAATATAACAGTAGATGTGGCTCTGGGTGCATTAAGGCCGGGTATGCCTATTGTTACTAAAATGGGTAACGGAAAGTATATGCTTGTTTATGAAATGGTTGGTATGCAAGATGATCAAATACACTATAAAATATCTTCAGATCCTGAGAACTGGGGAAACGTTTCAGATCCGGGAAGCAAGGTGAATTATTATCAGGGACAAACTCCGGGATCACAACCATATGTAACTTGGGTTCCTGGCGGTAGTCCAAATGGAACTGTTATAATTTCTGGCGGACGGTCTGATAAATTATTCTTGAATTATAATTTTGGTCAAGGTCATTGGACGGTCCAAGACTGTGTTATACCTACAGGTTACAGTAGAGCTTTAGTTCCTACGGGAAACTCTACAATATTTGTAATTGCTTCAGTAATGAATTCTTCAACTGGTAAAAAGGATGTTAAAGGTGGGACCACTGACATTCTTTCCTCCAACAACATGTATAGTGGCAATCTTTTCATGCTGGTCAATAAAAATGGAAAATCAATGGATTTGATAGGTGGAAATCAAAATGAAGGTGCGGTTATTAACCAGTGGTCCTATGACTATAACGGACCAAATCAGAGATGGTCCTTTATTCCCACAGGGAATGGACATTATAGGATCGTTAATGTCGTAAGCGGCAAATATGCTTCCATTCAAGGGGATTCGCTTGCAAACGGTGCGCAGCTTTTGAGTTCTTCCTATCAAGAAGAAAACACATCTCAACAATGGGATTTTGTAGATGTTGGAAATGGATGGTTTAAGATTGTTAATGTCAGAAGCGGTAAATTCCTTGATGTAGATCAAAATTCTTTAATGGACAATGCAAAAATGCAACAGTGGGATTGGACAGGCGTAAACGGTCAATATTGGAGACTACAACCCCAAGGTGATTATTATATACAGGCAAAACACAGCGGTAAATATATAAATGGCGGTGGTGGCGGTACTGTGAATGATACTTCGGTGATTCAATGGTCCTTTGAGACAAATAGTTGGTTCAAATGGCGTTTCGATAGCGTTGGAGACGGGTGGTACAAGGTAACCTATCTGAATGCTCCTTCCAAGGTAATCGACTTGGCGGATGTCGCCATGGACGCAGGTCATAGAACTCATCTGTGGGACTATGTAAGCGGTGACAACCAAAAAGTAAGACTTGTTCCACAGCAGGATGGAAGCTTCAAGATGTACTTCAAGCATTCAGGAATGGCATGGGATATTGAAGGGGTTTCTATTAATAATTCAGCAAGATTGACTCAGTACACCGAGGCGAGCGGCGATAACCAAAGGTTCTATTTGGAAAGAATCAACTAG
- a CDS encoding site-specific integrase — translation MLKTHPMAGIKKPKVVSKDIEYYSEMEAQAVISALTHESLMWRIYCIAALVGGFRRGELVALEWSDINYEEQSIFINKSISLTENSQAVVGKPKSKSSIGKVDMPEWFMELLKQYQNEWEANKKNIQDLWLGADHNYVFHGGFGKPLYFTYPSEWWRRFTEKHNFKRISLHGLRHTTATILLEKQTNLKTIQERLRHSNFTTTANIYTHVTQKVSREAANKFDGLNPNNN, via the coding sequence TTGTTAAAAACACATCCGATGGCTGGGATCAAAAAACCAAAAGTCGTTTCAAAAGATATTGAATACTATTCAGAAATGGAAGCACAAGCAGTAATTTCCGCTCTAACTCATGAGTCTTTAATGTGGAGGATTTATTGCATTGCCGCGTTAGTCGGTGGTTTCAGAAGAGGAGAGTTGGTTGCTTTGGAATGGTCTGATATTAACTATGAAGAACAATCTATTTTTATTAACAAAAGTATTTCACTTACTGAAAACAGCCAGGCCGTTGTAGGGAAACCTAAAAGCAAGAGCTCAATTGGAAAAGTGGATATGCCGGAATGGTTTATGGAATTATTGAAACAGTATCAAAATGAATGGGAAGCGAATAAAAAGAACATTCAAGATTTATGGTTAGGAGCAGATCATAATTATGTTTTTCACGGTGGTTTCGGAAAACCTTTGTATTTCACTTACCCTTCGGAGTGGTGGCGAAGGTTTACTGAAAAGCACAACTTTAAACGTATTTCATTACACGGTTTAAGACATACAACAGCAACCATTTTGCTTGAGAAACAAACTAATCTAAAAACCATCCAAGAACGACTTAGACATTCTAATTTTACCACGACTGCAAATATTTATACCCATGTCACCCAGAAGGTCAGTCGCGAGGCAGCTAATAAATTCGATGGTCTGAACCCCAACAATAATTAA
- a CDS encoding sensor histidine kinase produces MDTESRKATKIFGIFRGLFKSNNHKMSLKVRLIFSFLFAAIIPLILVQFVLYLNMTVSMQNKVDDLLKINLLQTAKNVNMKIESYNDLLFQIFSDNEIVELTKKLNKGSDDEQISAFGRLREKLGTLANSKEGISGISILCPNGLVVSYDKVTGLATQHFWIKYKDITKTNFYMEAEKTDHTVLIPTSFADQYGDKGLYLFHMAKRMFDIERLDKTTLGVIVLSLKEQLLSDACNGVYGTIENGKQKNGFNFIIDQNQKIISFPEKAYIGEREEEILTGNSMNFTRDMSMLNGWIKDLSQKSVLINKYEDRNLGWTFINITDKDRMFSEVYSLQRLFTLIGLAAVLFSIILVIYFSGRFSKSVRKIVQAMTTAKSGELNVHVDLNTKDEISIIATTFNSMMVQIKKLIEDVKRAARHQKDAEIKALEAQINPHFLYNTLDTINWVAIENEQYKISNMLKNLAQILRYSINQSNEIVTFKQEIEWLRQYIYLQQIRFDYSFHCEVEIDENVLDCKIHKLLIQPLIENAIIHGFDGYTSGGLISVSVKIFEVNHIVISIKDNGRGINESKLADLLKEDGNETISTGRGFGVKNVFNRLKLYYGEDCKWNITSEPGNGTEIVLKIPRQSE; encoded by the coding sequence ATGGATACAGAATCTAGAAAAGCAACTAAAATATTTGGAATATTTAGAGGATTGTTTAAATCAAACAATCATAAAATGAGTTTAAAGGTGAGACTCATTTTTTCTTTTCTTTTTGCGGCTATAATCCCTTTAATACTTGTACAATTCGTCCTCTATTTGAACATGACAGTATCAATGCAGAATAAGGTGGACGATCTGCTGAAGATTAATCTATTACAGACTGCTAAAAATGTGAATATGAAAATTGAATCATATAATGATTTGTTATTTCAAATATTTTCTGATAACGAAATTGTTGAACTGACAAAAAAATTGAACAAGGGTTCCGATGATGAACAAATATCTGCTTTTGGAAGGCTTAGAGAAAAGCTTGGTACTCTGGCTAATTCAAAAGAAGGAATATCGGGCATCTCGATTTTATGTCCAAATGGACTGGTTGTAAGCTATGACAAAGTTACAGGTTTGGCAACTCAACACTTCTGGATAAAATATAAAGATATTACAAAAACAAATTTTTATATGGAGGCAGAAAAAACGGATCACACTGTACTGATTCCAACCTCATTTGCAGATCAGTACGGAGATAAGGGGCTTTACTTATTTCATATGGCAAAAAGGATGTTTGATATAGAAAGACTGGATAAAACGACTCTCGGTGTCATTGTTTTAAGTTTAAAAGAACAGCTTTTATCGGATGCGTGCAATGGGGTCTATGGTACTATAGAGAATGGCAAACAGAAAAATGGATTCAATTTTATAATTGATCAAAATCAAAAGATCATTTCTTTTCCTGAAAAGGCTTACATTGGTGAGCGTGAAGAAGAGATTCTAACAGGAAATTCAATGAACTTTACAAGGGATATGAGTATGTTAAACGGCTGGATTAAGGACTTAAGTCAGAAGTCTGTTTTGATTAATAAGTATGAAGATAGGAATCTAGGGTGGACCTTTATAAATATTACAGATAAGGATAGGATGTTTTCAGAAGTTTACTCGCTTCAAAGGCTTTTTACCTTAATTGGCCTAGCTGCGGTACTTTTTTCAATCATTCTGGTTATTTATTTTTCAGGAAGGTTTTCAAAGTCCGTAAGAAAAATCGTACAAGCCATGACAACAGCCAAAAGCGGGGAACTGAATGTACATGTTGACCTTAACACAAAGGATGAAATATCTATCATTGCCACAACTTTTAATAGTATGATGGTTCAGATAAAAAAACTGATTGAAGATGTAAAGCGTGCGGCCAGACACCAAAAAGATGCTGAAATAAAAGCGCTTGAGGCTCAAATAAATCCACATTTTCTTTATAATACGTTAGATACTATAAATTGGGTAGCAATAGAAAATGAGCAGTATAAAATAAGTAATATGCTTAAGAATCTTGCGCAGATTTTGAGGTATAGCATAAATCAAAGCAATGAAATTGTCACTTTTAAACAAGAAATAGAATGGCTTAGACAATACATATATTTGCAGCAGATACGCTTTGACTATTCCTTCCATTGTGAAGTGGAAATTGATGAAAATGTGCTGGATTGTAAAATCCATAAACTTTTAATACAACCGCTTATTGAGAATGCGATTATTCACGGATTTGATGGATACACCTCCGGAGGATTGATCAGCGTAAGCGTAAAAATATTTGAGGTTAATCATATAGTAATATCAATAAAAGATAATGGAAGAGGAATAAATGAGTCAAAACTTGCAGATCTTTTAAAAGAAGATGGGAATGAAACAATTAGTACCGGAAGAGGGTTTGGCGTGAAAAACGTATTTAATCGATTGAAACTGTACTATGGTGAAGATTGCAAATGGAATATTACAAGTGAACCGGGTAATGGAACAGAAATAGTATTAAAAATACCTAGACAGTCTGAATAG